The sequence CGATTTCGACTTTCCGGACGATTACGAGCCCTGCGACCATGAAGAGATATGGGTGGAGTACGATCCTGAAGAGGCGGCGGTCACCCAGGTCATGACGTTCTTCCACAGCTCGGTGATCTCCTCGGAGGAGGCGGTTCGGGAAGCGAGGGAGCATGGGGAGCGGCCGATTATCCGAATCGAGTGGGGGAAACACGGGTCGCTACTCAAAGGTTGGAAAAACATCGACATTCCGATGAAGAACATGACCATGCAGGACTGGATGCGGCAAACGTACGAGCATGTAAAGAATGGCGGGCGTCTGCCGGAGCATCCGTTAAAGCGCTTTTGGCCGCAGGGGTACGAAGGCTCCTATGAGTCGTATATCGACTTCTCGGTTCCGGTCGATCCGCTGCTTTATCTGGAGCGCAAGCCGCTTATGTTCAAGTCGCTCCATGCGAATGCGATTTTGTTCACACAGGCAATTCCCTACAATTTCCACCCGAAAATGGAATGGCCGGACCGGTTCGCCCGGGCATTGCTTGATTAGGGAAATATCGCACACTTGTACAGGCACTGCCGTGCCGCCCGCAGCCGATGCAATTCAGGCATCGCGGGAGGATAACGGCAGTGCCTGTTTGCTTGCGGCAAGACAAAAAGGTCCGGCTGTGCTTAAATGGAAGGATAGCTTATGAACCGTTTAAGGAGGACGTTTACTTTTATGATGTTAAACCGTTCCAGCTCCAGGCTGGCGGCAGGAATACTGCTGGCCTCGCTTGCTCTTTCCGCCTGCGGTCCGCAAACCGCGGAACCCCGCGCCGTTCCCAGCGCCGCGCCGCTATCCTCGGCCGTTCCGTCGCCGGCGACGCCTGTCCCGGCTCCGTCGCCATCCCCGGACCCGGTGTCCGTGTCCGGACTAACCGGGCTCCCTGTCACCGAAGTGCCGCTTCCCCGGCCGTTTGCCGTGATGATTAACAACGCGCCGGCCGCCCGTCCCCAGTCGGGGCTGACCAAGGCCGATCTTCTGTACGAGGTGCTGGCCGAAGGGGGGATAACGCGGCTGATCGCGATTTATCAGAGCCAACCCGGCATCCCCAAAATCGGGCCGGTCCGCAGCATCCGTCCGTACCTGATCGACATCGGCGAGTCTTACGGCGGTGTTACCGTGCATGCGGGCGGAAGTCCGGCGGCCTATGCCATTTTGCAGAGACAGCATAAAGAGGACATGGACGAAATCGGAAGGGCCGGCGCCTACTTCTGGCGGGATAAGAGCCGCAAGGCGCCCCACAATTTATACACGAGCGAAGACAAGCTTCGGGCCGGAGCGGAGAAGCTCGGATACGGCGGGGCGGCGGATGTGCAGGGATATTCTTTTACCAATCCAGATGATGTCCCGGTGGGCGGGGAACCCGCGAGCGAGTTCAATGTCCGCTTCTTGCTCCAGAGCTACACGGTGGATTACAAGTATGATTCCGCTTCGCGCACCTATACAAGATGGGTTAACGGAAAGCAGCATCTGGATAAGGACAGCGGCGCGCCTGTCGAAGCAGCCAACGTCATCGTCATGGGGGCCGACCACAAGGTGCTTGACGAGGTAGGCAG is a genomic window of Paenibacillus durus ATCC 35681 containing:
- a CDS encoding DUF3048 domain-containing protein, with the translated sequence MMLNRSSSRLAAGILLASLALSACGPQTAEPRAVPSAAPLSSAVPSPATPVPAPSPSPDPVSVSGLTGLPVTEVPLPRPFAVMINNAPAARPQSGLTKADLLYEVLAEGGITRLIAIYQSQPGIPKIGPVRSIRPYLIDIGESYGGVTVHAGGSPAAYAILQRQHKEDMDEIGRAGAYFWRDKSRKAPHNLYTSEDKLRAGAEKLGYGGAADVQGYSFTNPDDVPVGGEPASEFNVRFLLQSYTVDYKYDSASRTYTRWVNGKQHLDKDSGAPVEAANVIVMGADHKVLDEVGRLSVNLELGGEAMLFQRGEVIRGRWVRKAGDVIRFVRDGKEAVLYPGVTHFLIVPNSPSFASHVTVTP